Proteins encoded by one window of Methylosinus sp. PW1:
- a CDS encoding ABC transporter ATP-binding protein, with amino-acid sequence MRTTRALFARIFAYLDRPVEITQRADTIALDRADMRGAVRVENVSFFYPGAATPALRDVSIDIPTGGHLAIVGATGSGKTTLGYLLARLYDVDAGVISFDGVDIRALRFETLADMLGVVTQEPYLLHATVAENLRFGRPEASDDQLARAARIAQIHEMIMALPDRYETLVGERGYRFSGGEKQRLALARVILRDPPILLLDEATSALDAKTEHAMACALATLSQGRTTITIAHRLSTVRQADQIIVLQKGQIVERGTHDELVSQGRTYSELVMRSHLDRQTA; translated from the coding sequence ATGCGAACGACCCGCGCGCTCTTCGCGCGGATCTTCGCTTATCTCGACAGACCGGTCGAGATCACGCAACGCGCCGACACGATCGCGCTCGACCGGGCCGACATGCGCGGCGCGGTGCGGGTGGAGAATGTCTCCTTTTTCTATCCGGGCGCCGCGACTCCCGCTCTGCGCGATGTCTCCATCGACATTCCGACCGGCGGCCATCTCGCCATTGTCGGCGCGACCGGTTCGGGCAAGACCACGCTCGGCTATCTCCTCGCGCGACTCTATGACGTGGACGCAGGCGTCATCTCCTTCGACGGCGTCGATATTCGCGCGCTTCGTTTCGAGACGCTCGCCGACATGCTCGGCGTCGTGACGCAGGAGCCTTATCTGCTCCATGCGACCGTCGCCGAGAATCTGCGCTTCGGCCGCCCGGAGGCGTCCGACGATCAGCTCGCGAGGGCCGCGCGCATCGCCCAGATCCACGAGATGATCATGGCCTTGCCCGACCGTTATGAGACGCTGGTCGGGGAGAGAGGCTATCGCTTTTCCGGCGGCGAGAAGCAAAGGCTGGCGCTCGCGCGCGTCATTCTTCGCGATCCGCCGATCCTGCTGCTCGACGAAGCGACCAGCGCCCTCGACGCAAAGACGGAGCACGCCATGGCGTGCGCCCTCGCGACACTATCGCAGGGACGCACGACCATCACGATCGCCCACCGCCTCTCGACGGTGCGGCAGGCCGATCAAATCATCGTCTTGCAGAAGGGCCAGATCGTCGAACGCGGCACACACGACGAGCTCGTTTCCCAAGGACGAACCTATTCGGAACTGGTGATGCGATCGCATCTCGACCGGCAAACTGCGTGA
- a CDS encoding response regulator, which produces MNELVLIADDEPEITAILDAYLAREGLRTVSAADGRIALDQHAILKPDIVLLDVNMPNVDGWETLAELRRRGDTPVIMITALDEDIERLQGLRLGADDYVVKPFNPAEIVARVKAVLRRTNARADIPVLRIGKLEIDLQSFLARVRDGDATATLPLTLTEFRLLAHMAKSPSRAFSRGELVDACLPGGDALERTVDSHMSNLRRKLDEGGATGLMNVVRGVGYRLTTP; this is translated from the coding sequence ATGAACGAGCTCGTTCTCATCGCCGACGACGAACCGGAAATCACTGCGATTCTGGATGCCTATCTGGCGCGGGAAGGGCTGCGAACCGTGAGCGCTGCGGATGGCCGGATCGCGCTCGATCAACATGCGATTCTGAAGCCGGACATCGTCTTGCTGGATGTGAACATGCCGAATGTCGACGGCTGGGAGACTCTGGCCGAGCTGCGGCGGCGCGGCGACACGCCGGTCATCATGATCACCGCGCTCGACGAGGACATAGAGCGCCTTCAGGGATTGCGTCTCGGCGCCGACGATTATGTGGTGAAGCCGTTCAATCCGGCGGAAATCGTCGCACGCGTGAAAGCGGTTCTGCGGCGAACCAATGCCCGCGCCGACATCCCCGTCTTGCGCATCGGCAAGCTCGAGATCGATCTTCAAAGCTTTCTCGCCAGGGTGCGAGACGGCGACGCCACTGCGACGCTGCCCTTGACGCTGACGGAATTCCGCCTCCTCGCCCATATGGCGAAATCGCCCTCGCGCGCGTTCAGCCGCGGCGAGCTGGTCGACGCCTGCCTGCCCGGCGGCGACGCGCTCGAGCGGACCGTCGACAGTCACATGAGCAATCTGCGCCGCAAGCTCGACGAAGGCGGCGCGACCGGCCTGATGAATGTCGTGCGCGGCGTCGGCTATCGGCTGACGACGCCATGA
- a CDS encoding superoxide dismutase yields MSNHLDRRIFLGAAMTAGAALATAPSRAEDAAASPRKPFVHTIKPLPFDPKSVKGFSEKIITSHYENNYGGAVKRLNAIVEQLAGLDFDKAAGFQINGLKREELIATNSMILHEIYFAGLGEASKPGAALAEAIERDFGSFDRWRSEFTGMGKALGGGSGWVILAYDRHGQRLVNSWANDHTQSIAGGEPILVLDMFEHAYQMDFGAKAADYVKAVMAAINWSNADRLYEKYRKS; encoded by the coding sequence ATGAGCAATCACCTCGATCGCAGAATTTTTCTCGGCGCCGCCATGACGGCCGGCGCAGCGTTAGCGACGGCTCCCTCGCGGGCGGAAGACGCCGCCGCGTCTCCGCGAAAGCCTTTCGTTCATACGATAAAGCCACTGCCGTTCGATCCGAAAAGCGTCAAAGGCTTCTCGGAAAAAATTATCACCTCTCATTACGAGAACAATTACGGCGGCGCGGTCAAACGACTGAACGCCATCGTCGAGCAGCTCGCGGGGCTCGACTTCGACAAGGCGGCGGGGTTCCAGATCAACGGCCTGAAACGCGAAGAGCTGATCGCGACCAATTCCATGATCCTGCACGAAATCTATTTCGCGGGTCTCGGCGAAGCCAGCAAGCCGGGAGCGGCGCTCGCCGAGGCGATCGAGCGCGACTTCGGCTCCTTCGATCGCTGGCGCTCGGAATTCACCGGCATGGGCAAAGCGCTGGGCGGCGGATCCGGCTGGGTCATCCTCGCCTATGACAGGCACGGGCAGAGGCTCGTCAATTCATGGGCGAACGATCACACTCAGAGCATCGCCGGAGGCGAGCCGATCTTGGTTCTCGACATGTTCGAGCACGCCTACCAAATGGATTTCGGAGCCAAGGCCGCCGACTATGTGAAGGCCGTCATGGCTGCGATCAATTGGTCCAACGCCGATCGCCTGTATGAGAAATATCGCAAGTCCTGA
- the chrA gene encoding chromate efflux transporter gives MSALMGSRARAHGVSLREAFDVWARIAFWSFGGPAGQIALMHKVLVEEKRWLSESRFLHALNYCMLLPGPEAQQLATYVGWLMHGTLGGVMAGGLFVLPGAAAIMGLSVVYVLFGKIGIVAAAFFGLKAAVLAIVVEAVIRIGKRALANRALQGIAAAAFASIFFFDVAFPLIILGAGLVGYFGGKKGWPQFSGRAHASGVKSDDSLLGDLLPLHTSASARATLQCVAVCSFLWLAPVTILALTLGPENVFSQIAVFFSKMAMVTFGGAYAVLAYVAQQAVDEFHWLRSHEMLDGLGLAETTPGPLVIVLQFVGFLAAYRQPGVLPPILAGALGGLLTTWVTFVPCFLWIFLGAPYVEKLRDNRALAGALTAITASVVGVILNLAIWFSIHVLFHETAPVRGLGFSFEIPLLASVDPLALLLTIGAALALFRFGLGAPRTLALCTAAGVLLFIVGAAPAAARTLAAPESAAMRAAVNYSLAPKMMKSSHMDERGASNTNRTFLRSRR, from the coding sequence ATGAGCGCGCTGATGGGAAGTCGTGCGCGCGCTCATGGCGTCTCTTTGCGCGAGGCGTTCGACGTATGGGCGCGGATCGCCTTCTGGAGTTTCGGCGGTCCTGCGGGGCAGATCGCTCTCATGCACAAGGTTCTGGTGGAGGAGAAGCGCTGGCTCTCCGAGAGCCGATTTTTACATGCGCTCAACTACTGCATGCTGCTCCCCGGTCCAGAAGCGCAGCAGCTCGCGACCTATGTCGGTTGGCTGATGCACGGAACGCTCGGCGGCGTCATGGCCGGCGGCCTTTTCGTGCTCCCTGGCGCGGCCGCTATCATGGGGCTGAGCGTCGTCTATGTGCTGTTCGGCAAGATCGGCATCGTGGCGGCGGCGTTTTTTGGTCTCAAGGCCGCCGTTCTCGCCATCGTCGTCGAGGCGGTGATCCGCATCGGGAAGCGCGCGCTCGCGAACCGGGCGCTGCAAGGGATCGCCGCGGCCGCTTTCGCATCGATTTTCTTTTTCGATGTGGCGTTCCCGCTGATCATTCTCGGCGCGGGCCTCGTCGGTTATTTCGGCGGAAAGAAGGGATGGCCGCAATTCTCCGGCCGCGCTCACGCGAGTGGCGTGAAAAGCGACGACAGCCTGCTCGGCGACCTTCTGCCTCTCCATACGTCTGCTTCCGCTCGAGCGACTTTGCAATGCGTGGCTGTCTGCTCGTTCCTCTGGCTCGCGCCCGTGACGATCCTGGCGCTGACGCTCGGCCCGGAGAACGTTTTCAGTCAGATCGCCGTGTTCTTCAGCAAAATGGCGATGGTGACTTTCGGCGGAGCCTATGCGGTTCTCGCTTATGTCGCTCAGCAAGCCGTCGATGAATTTCATTGGCTGCGCTCACATGAAATGCTCGACGGGCTCGGACTGGCCGAAACGACGCCCGGCCCTCTCGTCATCGTTCTGCAATTCGTCGGATTTCTCGCGGCGTATCGGCAGCCCGGCGTCCTCCCGCCGATCCTCGCCGGCGCTCTCGGAGGCCTGTTGACGACATGGGTGACCTTTGTCCCGTGCTTTCTCTGGATTTTTCTGGGCGCGCCCTATGTCGAAAAACTGCGTGACAATCGCGCGCTCGCCGGGGCGCTCACGGCCATCACCGCGTCGGTCGTCGGCGTCATCCTCAATTTGGCGATCTGGTTCTCCATCCATGTCCTGTTCCACGAGACGGCGCCCGTGCGGGGGCTCGGCTTCTCCTTCGAGATTCCGTTGCTCGCGAGCGTCGATCCTCTGGCGTTGCTATTGACGATCGGCGCGGCGCTCGCCTTGTTTCGTTTCGGTCTCGGCGCGCCGCGCACCCTCGCGCTGTGCACGGCGGCCGGGGTATTGCTGTTTATCGTCGGCGCGGCGCCGGCGGCGGCTCGGACTCTGGCCGCGCCTGAAAGCGCAGCGATGCGGGCGGCCGTCAATTATTCGCTCGCGCCGAAGATGATGAAGTCCAGCCATATGGATGAACGAGGCGCGAGTAACACCAACCGAACATTCCTGAGGAGTAGACGATGA
- a CDS encoding efflux RND transporter periplasmic adaptor subunit has protein sequence MNFRPTIAAFTAAAALAGCDFMSSDRSKASSVRPEVGVVTLHPRNVAIASELPGRIVASLVAEVRPQVAGIIQKRLFQEGGEVAEGAPLYQIDPAPYRAAHDSAVAALQKAEAAVPSARAKVERYQGLIKKNAVSTQDLEEAVAALAQARAEVATAQANVASAKINLDYTTIKAPIGGRTDKSSLTQGALVTAGQADTLTTIRTLDPIYVDLTRSSAALLELRRAIDEGHIRSSERKVDVKLKLENGWVYPMTGRLEFTEAKVSQTTGTATLRVVFPNPSRLLLPGMYARATVEEGAAYGAFLVPQRAVARNVRGQATALVLGKDDKIEERVLSIGRTVGNNWLVTAGLGDGDRVVVEGLQLVRAGQQATGVEVVIDDATGELREREPTTTKIQAKG, from the coding sequence ATGAATTTTCGCCCGACGATCGCCGCCTTCACCGCCGCCGCCGCGCTCGCCGGATGCGACTTCATGTCGAGCGACCGAAGCAAGGCGTCATCTGTGCGGCCAGAGGTGGGCGTGGTCACCTTGCATCCACGAAATGTCGCCATCGCTTCCGAGCTGCCCGGCCGCATCGTCGCTTCGCTGGTGGCGGAAGTCCGGCCGCAGGTCGCGGGGATCATTCAGAAGCGCCTGTTCCAGGAAGGCGGCGAGGTCGCCGAGGGCGCGCCGCTCTATCAGATCGATCCCGCCCCCTATCGAGCCGCGCACGACAGCGCCGTCGCCGCGTTGCAAAAGGCCGAGGCCGCCGTGCCCAGCGCTCGAGCCAAGGTCGAGCGCTATCAGGGGCTGATCAAAAAGAACGCCGTCAGCACGCAGGATCTCGAGGAGGCCGTCGCCGCTCTGGCCCAGGCGCGCGCCGAGGTGGCGACGGCTCAGGCGAATGTCGCCAGCGCGAAGATCAATCTCGACTATACGACGATCAAGGCGCCGATCGGCGGCCGCACCGACAAATCCTCGCTGACGCAAGGCGCGCTGGTGACGGCCGGTCAGGCCGACACGCTCACCACCATCCGCACGCTCGATCCGATCTATGTCGACCTCACCCGATCGAGCGCCGCCTTGCTCGAGCTGAGACGGGCCATCGACGAGGGCCACATCCGATCGTCGGAGCGCAAAGTCGATGTGAAGCTGAAGCTCGAAAATGGCTGGGTCTATCCCATGACCGGACGGCTCGAATTCACCGAGGCCAAAGTCAGCCAGACGACCGGAACGGCGACACTGCGGGTGGTCTTCCCCAATCCGTCGCGACTGCTTCTGCCGGGAATGTACGCCCGGGCGACCGTCGAGGAAGGCGCCGCGTATGGTGCGTTCCTCGTCCCTCAGCGCGCAGTCGCCCGCAATGTCAGGGGGCAGGCGACGGCGCTGGTGCTCGGCAAGGACGACAAGATCGAGGAGCGCGTGCTCTCCATCGGCAGGACGGTCGGCAATAATTGGTTGGTCACGGCGGGGCTCGGCGACGGCGACCGCGTGGTCGTCGAAGGCCTGCAGCTCGTACGCGCCGGGCAGCAGGCGACAGGCGTGGAGGTCGTGATCGACGACGCCACCGGCGAGCTGCGCGAGCGTGAGCCGACGACGACGAAAATCCAGGCGAAAGGCTGA
- a CDS encoding DEAD/DEAH box helicase family protein produces the protein MNLGAGVGVAVREFQTESGPVDYGLFVDRRLCGVIEAKAEGVTLSGFSEQAARYIADVPKHLVREEGQVRFEYVASRMEILFRDHADPEPVSRRVFAFHRPETLQRWIKQPATIRARLKEMPHLDREGLRACQIDAVAALERSMAQNHPRALVQMATGAGKTFTACTLSYRILAHAGFRRILFLADRANLVRQARDEYLAYRPPGVGRSFSEVYNVQKLGAAGLDKDAQVVVATIQRVYSVLTGKQLSEEDEEASSFEGGGSNVDCLIAYNPAIPIESFDLVITDECHRSIYGTWRQVLEYFDAFTVGLTAAPSLHTLGFFGRNLVAQYPYERSVVDGVNVAFEVFRVRTEIGERGSTVKAGYDLPVRDKRTRAERYETLTEDYSYTPEQIDRSVLVPNHIRTILETYRDTLFTELFPGRKEVPKTLVFAKDDHHAEEIVGILRDVFGKGNDFAKKITYRTDGADPETLIRAFRNDYNPRIAATVDMIATGTDVKPIEVLIFLRDVKSELYFEQMKGRGARTISAEKLREVTPDAEAKTRFVLIDAVGVTESLKSVSQPLERDRVISFDKLVDEIAAGRRDDDAFATLAARLSALDRRIGKKDRAAIARATGGIDLAGLARRLLDAIDPDSLAARAPKDAPEAEQRAAREAAKDEAAFVFDDPALRRLLKDVKAAADIRIDTISTDAVISSGWDENKAADTIERFRRFLEEKRDELVTLQILYRLPYVQRHLTYEAVDDLKEALKRPPWLLEPVDVWRAYKRLAGEKVRRNPAGTLADIVMLVRYALSESEALEPLPSVIAGRFNLWLGREEKAGRLYSDEQREWLTAIRDHLAVNIEIRQQDVMDAPDFAARGGIVRARALFGARLPVLLDELTDALVA, from the coding sequence ATGAACCTCGGGGCAGGAGTCGGAGTCGCCGTTCGGGAGTTCCAGACCGAATCGGGTCCCGTCGACTACGGCCTGTTCGTGGATCGAAGGCTCTGCGGCGTCATCGAGGCGAAAGCGGAGGGCGTGACCCTGTCCGGATTTTCCGAGCAGGCGGCGCGCTACATCGCGGATGTACCCAAGCATCTCGTTCGTGAAGAAGGACAGGTGCGATTCGAATATGTCGCGTCTCGAATGGAAATTCTGTTCCGCGACCATGCCGATCCGGAGCCTGTTTCTCGGCGTGTTTTTGCGTTTCATCGCCCGGAAACGCTGCAGCGGTGGATCAAGCAGCCGGCGACGATCCGCGCAAGGCTGAAGGAAATGCCGCACCTGGACAGGGAAGGACTGCGCGCCTGCCAGATCGATGCGGTCGCGGCTCTCGAGAGATCGATGGCGCAGAACCATCCGCGCGCGCTGGTGCAGATGGCGACGGGCGCCGGCAAGACCTTCACCGCCTGCACTCTGAGCTATCGTATCCTGGCCCATGCAGGGTTTCGGCGAATATTGTTCCTGGCGGATCGCGCCAATCTCGTCCGCCAGGCGCGGGACGAATACCTCGCCTACCGACCGCCCGGCGTCGGGCGTTCCTTTTCGGAAGTCTACAATGTTCAGAAGCTCGGAGCGGCCGGGCTCGACAAAGACGCGCAGGTCGTCGTCGCGACCATCCAGCGCGTCTATTCCGTGCTGACCGGCAAACAGCTTTCGGAGGAGGACGAGGAGGCTTCGTCATTCGAGGGCGGCGGCAGCAATGTCGACTGCCTCATCGCCTACAATCCGGCGATTCCGATCGAGAGCTTCGACCTCGTCATCACCGATGAATGCCATCGCTCGATCTATGGGACGTGGCGGCAAGTTCTCGAATATTTCGACGCCTTCACTGTCGGTCTGACCGCAGCGCCCTCGCTTCACACTCTGGGCTTTTTCGGCAGGAATCTCGTCGCGCAATACCCATACGAGCGCTCCGTCGTGGACGGCGTGAATGTCGCCTTCGAGGTCTTCCGCGTCCGCACGGAAATCGGAGAGCGCGGCTCGACCGTCAAAGCGGGATATGATCTGCCGGTGCGCGACAAGCGCACCCGCGCGGAACGCTACGAGACGCTGACGGAAGACTATTCCTACACGCCGGAGCAGATCGACCGTTCGGTCCTAGTGCCGAACCACATCAGAACAATCCTCGAGACCTACCGCGACACTCTATTCACAGAGCTGTTTCCAGGCCGGAAGGAGGTCCCGAAGACGCTCGTTTTCGCCAAGGACGATCATCATGCAGAGGAGATCGTCGGCATTCTTCGTGACGTTTTCGGCAAGGGCAACGACTTCGCGAAAAAGATCACCTATCGCACCGACGGCGCCGATCCCGAGACGCTGATCCGCGCCTTTCGCAACGACTATAATCCGCGCATAGCGGCGACGGTCGACATGATCGCCACCGGCACGGATGTGAAGCCGATCGAGGTCCTGATTTTCCTCCGCGACGTGAAGTCCGAGCTCTATTTCGAGCAGATGAAGGGCCGAGGCGCGCGAACCATCAGCGCCGAAAAGCTGCGCGAGGTCACGCCCGACGCCGAAGCCAAGACCCGCTTCGTCCTCATCGACGCTGTCGGCGTGACGGAGAGCCTGAAATCGGTTTCACAGCCGCTGGAGCGAGACCGCGTCATCTCTTTCGACAAGCTCGTCGACGAGATCGCCGCCGGCCGGCGGGACGACGACGCCTTCGCCACTCTCGCGGCGCGGCTCTCGGCGCTCGATCGGCGGATCGGCAAGAAGGACCGGGCGGCGATCGCGAGGGCCACGGGCGGGATCGACCTCGCCGGTCTCGCTCGCCGGCTGCTGGATGCGATCGATCCGGATTCGTTGGCGGCCCGGGCGCCCAAAGATGCTCCCGAGGCGGAGCAACGCGCGGCGCGGGAGGCGGCGAAGGATGAAGCGGCGTTCGTTTTCGACGATCCGGCTCTGCGGCGTCTCCTCAAGGACGTGAAAGCCGCAGCCGACATTCGCATCGACACGATCTCCACCGATGCGGTGATCTCGTCCGGCTGGGACGAGAACAAGGCCGCCGACACGATCGAGCGCTTCCGCCGCTTCCTCGAGGAAAAGCGCGATGAGCTGGTCACGCTGCAAATTCTCTATCGGCTGCCCTATGTGCAGCGGCATCTCACCTATGAGGCCGTGGATGATTTGAAAGAGGCGCTGAAGCGGCCGCCCTGGCTGCTCGAGCCGGTCGACGTCTGGCGGGCCTATAAGCGGCTCGCCGGCGAGAAGGTGCGGAGAAACCCGGCCGGCACTTTGGCCGACATCGTCATGCTCGTGCGCTATGCGCTCAGCGAGAGCGAGGCGCTGGAGCCGCTGCCGTCGGTCATTGCCGGTCGCTTCAACCTGTGGCTCGGCCGCGAGGAGAAGGCGGGCCGCCTCTATAGCGACGAGCAGAGGGAATGGCTCACGGCGATCCGCGATCATCTCGCCGTCAATATCGAGATCAGGCAGCAGGACGTCATGGACGCGCCGGATTTTGCCGCCCGAGGCGGAATCGTCCGGGCGCGCGCCTTGTTCGGCGCCCGCCTGCCTGTGCTTCTTGACGAATTGACCGATGCGCTGGTCGCATGA
- a CDS encoding ATP-binding protein, with protein MSLHRLSRQITLSMSAVVAVAVMIVFVGSFTFYGIYLTYYPPPPGPPPLLPEAPDFVLNAVLLLVALVIAIFAALRLTKRILVPLNSLAEGARRIAAGDLTARASPDDRSLGETARLVDDFNAMAQRLEDSVAAMASWNAAIAHELRTPLTILRGRLHGLADGVFAPSDELFQNLLSQVEGLSRLVDDLRIVTLSESRRLEMRFEPTDLEREIRQAVEAMRPALVEAGFTIEIDARRVILACDGVRLRQALLALLENAKRYATPGLLRVSTRIEQNELMIAVEDQGPGLAPDFAPHAFDTFSRAEASRSRRHGGAGLGLSVVRAIAEAHHGRAQYRTSAAGGAIFEIILPLARTRDRIGGDAPAE; from the coding sequence ATGAGCCTCCATCGTTTGAGCCGACAGATCACGCTGTCGATGAGCGCGGTCGTCGCCGTCGCCGTGATGATCGTTTTCGTCGGCTCCTTCACCTTCTACGGCATCTATCTGACCTACTACCCGCCGCCGCCCGGCCCGCCGCCGCTGCTTCCCGAGGCGCCGGACTTCGTGCTGAACGCGGTCCTGCTGCTCGTCGCTCTCGTCATCGCGATCTTCGCTGCGCTTCGCTTGACGAAGCGGATTCTCGTGCCTCTCAACTCGCTGGCCGAAGGCGCGCGCAGGATCGCCGCTGGCGATCTTACGGCGCGGGCCTCGCCCGACGACAGATCGCTCGGCGAAACGGCTCGACTCGTGGACGACTTCAATGCGATGGCGCAACGCCTCGAGGACAGCGTCGCGGCGATGGCCTCCTGGAACGCGGCCATCGCGCATGAGCTCCGCACGCCATTGACGATATTGCGGGGCCGGCTGCACGGTCTCGCAGACGGCGTGTTCGCGCCGAGCGACGAATTGTTCCAAAATCTCCTGTCGCAAGTGGAAGGCTTGTCGCGCCTCGTCGACGATCTGCGCATCGTCACTCTGTCGGAAAGCCGCCGGCTGGAGATGCGCTTCGAGCCGACCGATCTCGAGCGGGAGATTCGGCAGGCCGTCGAGGCGATGCGGCCCGCTCTCGTCGAGGCCGGCTTCACGATCGAGATCGACGCTCGCCGCGTCATTCTGGCTTGCGACGGGGTTCGATTGCGGCAGGCGCTGCTCGCCCTTCTCGAGAATGCAAAACGCTATGCGACGCCAGGGCTCTTGCGCGTTTCGACCCGGATCGAACAGAATGAGCTCATGATTGCCGTCGAGGACCAGGGGCCGGGCCTCGCTCCCGACTTCGCGCCCCATGCCTTCGATACATTCAGCCGGGCGGAAGCCTCGCGCTCGCGCCGCCACGGCGGCGCGGGCCTCGGCCTCTCCGTGGTGCGCGCCATAGCCGAGGCGCATCACGGCCGCGCGCAATACAGAACCTCCGCGGCCGGCGGCGCGATCTTCGAGATTATTCTGCCGCTCGCCCGAACGCGCGATCGCATCGGCGGCGACGCGCCAGCCGAATGA
- a CDS encoding antitoxin produces the protein MTASAGKPIEGKATAKLFMHGRSQAVRLPKEFRFEGNEVRVSKVGDKVILEPLEKEPFDVEAWRARLDALGARDFLPDGLPDDPPLEPDDSISFD, from the coding sequence ATGACCGCGAGCGCCGGCAAGCCCATCGAAGGGAAAGCGACCGCCAAGCTGTTCATGCATGGCCGCAGTCAGGCCGTGCGCCTGCCCAAGGAATTCCGTTTCGAGGGGAACGAGGTGCGAGTCAGCAAGGTGGGCGACAAGGTGATCCTGGAGCCTTTGGAAAAGGAGCCGTTCGACGTGGAGGCCTGGCGCGCGCGGCTCGACGCCTTGGGCGCGCGGGACTTCTTGCCCGATGGTCTGCCTGACGATCCGCCGCTCGAGCCCGACGACTCGATCTCATTCGATTGA
- a CDS encoding PIN domain-containing protein, giving the protein MFCLDTNIVIFALNKRRPWIATRLDNELRAGTALIVPAIVLFELDYGIAKSDRAEQARALLDGFLSAGIGQPAFDIEDAREAADIRAFLERQGTPIGPFDYLVAAQARRRGAALVTLNRREFERVPGLLVTDWAA; this is encoded by the coding sequence ATGTTTTGTCTCGACACCAATATCGTCATCTTCGCCCTGAACAAGCGGAGGCCCTGGATCGCCACGAGGCTCGACAATGAGCTGAGGGCGGGAACGGCGCTCATCGTCCCCGCGATCGTGCTGTTCGAGCTCGATTATGGAATCGCCAAGAGCGACCGAGCCGAACAGGCGCGCGCCCTCCTCGATGGCTTTTTGTCCGCCGGGATCGGCCAGCCGGCGTTCGACATCGAGGATGCGCGCGAAGCGGCGGACATAAGGGCGTTCCTCGAAAGGCAGGGGACGCCGATCGGCCCCTTCGACTATCTCGTCGCGGCGCAGGCGCGGCGGCGCGGCGCGGCGCTGGTGACGCTCAATCGCCGCGAGTTCGAGCGCGTGCCGGGGCTGCTGGTGACGGATTGGGCGGCATGA
- a CDS encoding sulfurtransferase/chromate resistance protein produces the protein MSSINSISPDKLARLIGVRHCPALVDVRTTEEFKADPRFVAGALRRDQASVSEWASEFAGRAAIVVDQTGGASGEGVAAWLRQAGASSADVLSGGHVAWVEAGGPLIPEAKLPPRDRLGRTIWVTRTRPKVDRIACPWLIRRFVDPKAVFLFVAPAEVSSVAERFDGAAFDIDGAFWSHRGERCTFDAMLDEWGLTIEPLRRLAVIVRGADTARTDLAPEAAGLLAASLGLSRMYADDLELLEAGMTLYDAFYRWRRDAADEPHNWPPAKSGKTP, from the coding sequence ATGTCGTCGATCAACTCCATCTCTCCCGACAAGCTCGCGCGTCTCATCGGCGTCCGCCATTGTCCGGCGCTCGTCGATGTTCGGACGACGGAAGAATTCAAAGCGGACCCGCGTTTCGTCGCGGGCGCCCTGCGCCGCGATCAGGCTTCTGTTTCCGAGTGGGCGTCCGAGTTCGCCGGTCGCGCAGCCATCGTCGTCGACCAGACCGGCGGCGCATCCGGCGAAGGCGTTGCGGCATGGCTGCGGCAAGCGGGCGCGTCGTCGGCGGACGTTCTGAGCGGCGGCCATGTCGCATGGGTCGAGGCCGGCGGCCCGCTCATCCCGGAAGCGAAGCTGCCTCCGCGTGACCGTCTGGGTCGGACGATCTGGGTCACACGGACGCGGCCGAAGGTCGATCGCATCGCCTGCCCGTGGCTGATCCGCCGCTTCGTCGATCCGAAAGCGGTGTTTCTCTTTGTCGCGCCCGCCGAAGTCTCCTCGGTCGCCGAACGCTTCGACGGCGCTGCGTTCGACATCGACGGCGCCTTCTGGAGCCACAGGGGCGAACGCTGCACCTTCGACGCCATGCTCGATGAATGGGGACTGACGATAGAGCCCTTGCGACGGCTTGCCGTCATCGTGCGCGGAGCCGACACGGCCCGCACCGATCTCGCGCCGGAAGCGGCCGGCCTGCTCGCGGCTTCGCTCGGTTTGTCTCGAATGTATGCGGATGATCTCGAGCTGCTCGAAGCGGGAATGACGCTCTACGACGCCTTTTATCGTTGGCGCCGCGACGCTGCCGACGAACCTCACAACTGGCCTCCGGCCAAGTCGGGAAAGACGCCATGA